Genomic DNA from Acanthopagrus latus isolate v.2019 chromosome 2, fAcaLat1.1, whole genome shotgun sequence:
tgcccgaaaacaaaactacagtaaatcttaaaagtgcctctttcgtcataattatgcttttacacaaaggtttgactcatacacagtcacaaataaagcctaggttgctttttggcgagagtttctCTTTAAGGTTCTCCTGAATCAAATGATCTATTTGCACTGAAGAacgaaacaaacacaagaatcatgaattgttttgtttaattgagGTTAATTTAAGCCTGTTTTATCAGCAACTGACATCTTGATAGATagaatttacaacaaaaaatgaataataaaaaatctatatatacacatgtaatTGTTTCACTTTGCCAGTAGTAACGTGTATCAAAGCATCGAATCAGTCACTGATGCTCTTCGGTGTTCATGCTGTGTGAGGCGGTGTAGCGCCCCCACAGGCTGAGCTCGGTACTGCACAGACCGACTATAAGCAGCTCGTCTCTGGAGAAGGAGGCGTGTGACTGACAGCACTACGCTAACATCGTCCTCGGCTGACGGAAACAACcccagtgtgtgttggtggcCCACAAAACAGGTAAACGGTGACATTTGAAACCGTGCCGAGTCTGTTCTGCAGCTGTGTCTCACGCTGTGTCGGTGTTAAAGAGGCTGCGACACACGCATTTTTGCAGGTTGAGCTAAGCTAATGTGTGCTAACTGTGATGCTAACAGTGGGCCTGGGCTGCAGGCGCAACCAGGCCGACATGTATGCCTACAAACTCCTCAATAACTTTGAGAACATTGACATTTTACGTTCTATTCAGCCTAATATCAAATGGAGAAAGGTGTGAATgatagaaataaatacaatttacatCAGATAAACAGTGTTGTGGTGTGAGGAGCTCGACAACGATAATATGAAGATAGTTAGCTAGGTTAGCTCTTCGGCTCCACACGATTTAGCTACATGAAGCTACTAAACTAACACAAGTAATGTTAATGATTAAACGCGGTGGCGATAAAACTGATATCGAAGAGTACAATAACGTTGCTGTGTTGTGCAACTATacctttttaatgttgtgtaaCCCATGCACTCTCCAAATGTGGCTGTAATAAGCCTGCAATTGAGAAGGTGATTGGAAATTAAGAAAACTCCTACTGGAAGTATCTTGCACACATAtaatgtctttcattttttttgttggcttGAATGTCACTTTACTCTGCAACAGCAAATAGTTAGCTACAGTCATGGGCAGCTGAAAGTAAACTATCATCCCCTTTAACTATGGTTAGatataaaaacaatgtgtaTAGTCGGTGCTGAGCCACAAGGGATGAATAGCACTGGGTAAATGGAAATAagtgtttccctcctgtgaTGTCAGTCAACATGAAACCATCTTTGTGGCTTCATATGaactgtttttctgtgacaAAAGGGGAAATCACATGACGTTGTCTAGTTTTAAAGTTAACTGCACTGGACTGTAATATTTTTCATAAGAAGTCAGTCAAGACTGTTAGTTAATTTAAGTGTTTATTGAGGAGTAGGCACCATTGGaatgaggtggaggtggaacGGTTTTCTCCTCTGAAGATGTGGGGTCAGATAAAACAGGCaatgcagcatttttcatgACCACAATAATCAATGGCTTGATTCAAAATGTTTCAAGGTTGTGATGTCTCATGACTTTGTTTGTAAGGGGTTTAGAAGCAGTACAAACAGACATGCAGCGCACATGTGCAAAATATACATGAAATCCTGGTATATGTTGACAATAtattatgaaatattttgtgtgtgtatcaatgtattaattaattaatcatttaattaattaattagtaaGTTAATATATGAATCGCACTGATGCgctgaatggaaatgtgaagtGGCACTTCACAGATTTTAAGGCACCGAAATAGTCTCACCCATAAAATGTTCCACGATATACAAATTGTTCTGATGCACTGCTTTCCCAGAATTATCTTTACTCAGTATGATTGATAGTCACATGTTCTATCCTAGATAAATATAGGACTGAGCGTTGGCATTGTGCTTTCAGTTGTATTTAATTGTGGTTCatagtttgttattttcatgtttaataaCTGCTGAATGTAGTTATATTCATAATATCTTTACCAATAAAATGATGTGGGAGCCTGAGGTTATGTAAAGTGCTCTCTAGAGCTCTGTCTGTGCAGCATGCCTCTGTCGATTAtttgttaaaaatacattattttgtctcCTTCACTCCACGCCTCCTCTATTTCTATCTCTGTACTGAAATTTCCTGACGTCCTTTtgtgctctctctttctcctgtttcCCATTTTTCCCTTTGTCTCTGCCAATCTACAGCAGCCGTGCCCCGCCGCGCCCCCACCCCCAGCGGAGCCGTCATGTGGCAGGAGGCCCGCAAGCATGAGCGCAAGCTCCGTGGCATGATGGTAGATTACAAACGCCGAGGCGAGCGACGGCGGGAGTACTATGAGAAGATCGTAAGAGACTTTTTCATCTAGCTGAGCAACACATTCAGTGAATCTTAAGTATCATATTTGTGgcagcaagttttttttttttgttgttgtagctCTCTAACGGGTGTCTGATGAAGACCTGAGACAGAGTGATGCAGTCAACTATCAGATTTACAGCAGTATTTTGAACAGTGAAGATAAGAGTGTGTTCAATCTGCCTCACTTAACAAGACGCCGTTAGGTAGCACATCCTGAACTGTGCTTCTTGTTCGAAAAGAAGATGAAACTTAGAGATGAAATGCTGTGCAGTAAAATATTCTTCACTATGTGGtgaggggttttttgtttgattacaaGATGTAATTTAATTGTCTGCTGACTGCCTCTCATTCTGTCTCAACAGAAAAAAGATCCAGCTCAGTTTCTCCAGGTTCATGGCCGAGCCTACAAGATCCATCTGGATCCTGCCGTGGCTCTGGCTGCAGAGAGCCCCATCAACAtgtgaggagacacacacacacacacacacactagacaTCACATCagatgcacagtgtgtgtcggGTCTCACTGATCAGACTGAacctctcttttgttttgtgaaaaggATGCCGTGGCAGGGAGATGCCAACAACATGATTGACAGGTTTGATGTGAGGGCTCACCTGGATTACATCCCCACCTACACACCTCCACTGCTCAACACATCGTAAGTcctaaaatgaaatgtcacactCTGCTTAGtatgaatattttatgatttttgatttgttttgcttatGACTGTATAACAGTGGGGCATTGTGGcaacattcatgttttgttcttttattatACATTTTGGTATTTGAGGCGTTTTACTGAAGTAGAGCAAAAGTCATGAATACAACAAAGCACGATACCTTAACACAATATTGTTTTGAGAGTGCTTTGAAGCTTCAAACAGAGAGATTTAGTCTGTttaatttttattcttttctgtttaacacagcaacattattagcttatatatgtagaacCAGGTTGTGTATCAGTTTGAGTCAGATGAATTTCTAGTAAATGTAAAACTTGGAAAGAAAAACCTTTCCATAACCTTTCCTTTAATGTCTGAAATGCATCATACTCAAAACACTGGTTGTTActgtaatttaaaatgaatgtgttacTAAATGATGTCAAGCATTATTAAACTACTTCTTCTACAATGTTTAAGAGCCAGATGTTTCAGcctcagaaaagaaaatgctcagCGTGTTGAGATGTGAGTATTCAGTCAAgtaataaatgtgaaaaacatccTTCCGCTCTTTGTGACATTCAGCACCCCGgagcaggagatggaggagaggaagtgcaATTATGAACGCTACAGAGGCCTCGTGCAGAACGACTTTGCAAATAGTGAGTATCACAAACGTATTAACTGATGTTCTTTCAAGAAAAAGTAGTTTTTTATTCGACTGTCAGAAGCTGCATCATCAGAAGTAATACATCACTTGAAAGGAATTGTTAATAGagttcacacattcacagtgcTGCACGTTACTTTAATGTGGCTGTAATAGTCTGTTAACCTCCCTCAGTGGGTATATTTTGCAGTGGTGTTGTGCTGTTAAACTCCCTGCTGTCCTCCCACAGTCTCTGAGGAGCAATGTTTATACCAAATCTACCTGGATGAGCTCTACGGTGGCCTGCAGAAGCCAAatgaagatgagaagaaaaagtaTGTTTGAAGTGGTTGTTTCCTGCCGACTGTGGACTGAAATCCATGATGCTTAAAGTCCAacttttcagctgtttgtgtatttataaatATCTCCTTCCGTTGTGCAGACTGGCTGAAAAAAAGGCCACCATTGGTTACACCTATGAAGACAGCACTGTGACCGAGCCTGAACCCCAGTCagacaaagatgaagacaaTTCAGAGAACAGTGAATCCGAAGAAGACGAGGGCATCCCAGATATTGGTGAGGAAATGGGTTCAGCACTAATGAGATTAACACTTTAGGGGGGGAAAACAAAGTTGTAATGTTAAACAGCTCCAGAAACGAGAAGTGGAGCAGAAATATGTAATATAGAACAACAACAGCCTTCAGTCTGTCGACCTTCATCAGTTTATAAGAAAAACTTGTCATATCTGGCTTAAGATTGGTAAAAATTATATTTGatattgactttattttttatgtttttttatgctttgacacactgttatttttgtcactGTACAGATGTGGAGGTCGATGTTGATGAGCTGAACCAGGAACAGGTGTTGGACGTAAACAAAATGGCAACCTCATATGGAATGGCTGAAGGAGACTTTGTGAGGTAACATGTCTGTGATTACATCATGATGTCTGAACTCACCTGCCGGGTCTGTTATGTGCTGCTATGAATGAGGCTCTgtttgattatcaaaatagatgATGACTTATTAAATCGCTAACAACTAATAAATTAATTACCGCAGCTtttgctctgttgtgttttaagaCTTGACTTGTTTGAAATTTTATATGAAAGTATCATAACTGACTAATGTTTTGCACAGTTTTTTGTTATGAGACTGTTAACATGATACCTGATTCTCAGGATGTTACGGAAAGAcaaggaggaagtggaggccATCAAACATGCCAAAGCTCTGGAGGCGGAGAAGGCCATGTACTCTGTAAGATGACATCCACTGAGGAATTTGTGTCTTATGATTGATTCTTATCAGCATTTTTAAGTGACATGTTTGATCGTCTCAGGGCCGGCGATCCAGAAGACAAAGGAGAGAGTTCAGAGAAAAGAGGCTCAAAGGTAGACAGATCAGCCCACCAAGGTAAATTTATGATGCCCTGAAAGAGTTTTCACCTAATCAGTTGGCTTATCTCAGCACATGTTGAAGTTATGTCATCATACTCCTGTTTTTCAGCTATGCCAGGAGAGACAGCCCAACGTACGACCCCTATAAACGGTAAGTTGACTTCATATTTACCTCGCAAATGTCCTGATTTCttttgtctgcttgtgtgtttgaacttttttctgtttattttctttttataatgtTTCTCAGGCCAGAGTCCGAGTCGAGCTCTGAGTCCCGGTCACGCTCTCGTACACCCGGTCCAGAGAAGATCACCTTCATCACCAGCTTTGGAGGCAGCGatgatgaagctgcagcagcacaaacacctGCTCCTAACACTGGCCATGCCACCTCCAACTCGCAGCACCCTGCAGGTCATAACAGGGGCTCCCGGTCGGTAACTTTCCGTTTTCCTGGCTTTTCATTGGTTTCAGTCAGTTTGTTGTCTGTTGAAATGACCACAGCTGTTGAGGCAGAAAGAATACTGACGATGAAATACTGATTTTTGTGGTAGGTGAGGTGGATTACAGTTTTTCATGTTAGTGAAGTCTTTATCGcactctgcatgtgtgtatagTCAAAATGTGTTAGGTTGGATAGTTTTAAGTGTTGACACACATTTACTAAGTTGATTGTGGCAATAGGAACCAGATGTATGattctttaatattttgataatttacTTAAAATCGATgtgatttctttaaaacaagagAACAGAAGTATTCTGAAGATAGGCTAGGTGCTGGGCTGGTGTTATTACTAAAACAGGGTCTCTGTTTATCCAGGAGACGAAGGTCATCCTCCAGTCactccccgtcctcctcctcccactcctcctctcgctcctcgTCTCGTTCTTCTTCTCGTTCACGCCGTGCCCGGCGTGgacggggagggagggatgggcGGCGATCCCGGACCCGGTCACGGTCGAGACGGCGTTCCAGATCTCACTCCCGGGGTAGAGGAGGGAACGGAGGGGGAGCGTCCTGGAGGAGACGAGACCGGACACGATCGCGGTCCAATGACCGAGAAAGAGAACGAGAGAGGGAACGAGACAGGGATAGGGATAGGAGACGATACTCAGCACGCAGACGAACGAGGTAAGGTTTCTGCTCATGTCTACCAACGGTTACGTATTCAAATCACACACCCAGTAGTGATCTCAGCTCTTTTTCCGTTCTGTCAGGTCTCGTTCTAGCTCACGACAGGGGGGCGGCTCGAGACGAGGATGTCGGAGTAGCGGAGGCCATCGGCGGGGAGACAGCGACAGCCACAGTCCGTCTCAGTCCCCCAGTCGTGCCAACCACAGTCCCTCCCCTGCTCACAGAGGAGCCCAGGCTTCCTCCACCAACATTTGTGACAAGCTAAGAAAGTAAGAAGATCAAACTCTGTGGCAGCGAAAAAACTCCACTAGGGGTGTGATGATCCTGAAACACAGGACGAAGCcgtaaaataaatgttcacaaTCTGGAGTTGGCCCACGTTTTCACATTGTGTGGGCTTGCAGCAAACCAAATACCTGcttctgctgactgactgctcTCTGCATGGTGCCTTTAGGGGCTGCTCGTAAATTACAAACATGTCTCATTCCAATTTTACAAAGACTTTGTCTTGCActaattaatttttatttacttaattaATATGTGTGAAGTTAGTGATTAGTTTGTTGTCAAACAGTTTTGAATACCATATGGACTCCTTAAAGAAACAAGGGTTTTGATTATCAATCAAGATGTCAGTCCGCCCAAGCTGAttgtcttctttcttcctctccaggcCTGAAACTCCGGG
This window encodes:
- the LOC119006301 gene encoding CLK4-associating serine/arginine rich protein isoform X2; the encoded protein is MWQEARKHERKLRGMMVDYKRRGERRREYYEKIKKDPAQFLQVHGRAYKIHLDPAVALAAESPINMMPWQGDANNMIDRFDVRAHLDYIPTYTPPLLNTSTPEQEMEERKCNYERYRGLVQNDFANISEEQCLYQIYLDELYGGLQKPNEDEKKKLAEKKATIGYTYEDSTVTEPEPQSDKDEDNSENSESEEDEGIPDIDVEVDVDELNQEQVLDVNKMATSYGMAEGDFVRMLRKDKEEVEAIKHAKALEAEKAMYSGRRSRRQRREFREKRLKGRQISPPSYARRDSPTYDPYKRPESESSSESRSRSRTPGPEKITFITSFGGSDDEAAAAQTPAPNTGHATSNSQHPAGHNRGSRRRRSSSSHSPSSSSHSSSRSSSRSSSRSRRARRGRGGRDGRRSRTRSRSRRRSRSHSRGRGGNGGGASWRRRDRTRSRSNDRERERERERDRDRDRRRYSARRRTRSRSSSRQGGGSRRGCRSSGGHRRGDSDSHSPSQSPSRANHSPSPAHRGAQASSTNICDKLRKPETPGGKETGAAKPKMTPQERLKLRMQKALNKQSKADKRAAQVKIQQQEHKRQEREGELRAMARKIRMKERERREKERDEWERQYGRQSHSPSPSKHGREHSSHRRRSRSRSRSPHYRY
- the LOC119006301 gene encoding CLK4-associating serine/arginine rich protein isoform X1, whose translation is MWQEARKHERKLRGMMVDYKRRGERRREYYEKIKKDPAQFLQVHGRAYKIHLDPAVALAAESPINMMPWQGDANNMIDRFDVRAHLDYIPTYTPPLLNTSTPEQEMEERKCNYERYRGLVQNDFANISEEQCLYQIYLDELYGGLQKPNEDEKKKLAEKKATIGYTYEDSTVTEPEPQSDKDEDNSENSESEEDEGIPDIDVEVDVDELNQEQVLDVNKMATSYGMAEGDFVRMLRKDKEEVEAIKHAKALEAEKAMYSGRRSRRQRREFREKRLKGRQISPPSYARRDSPTYDPYKRPESESSSESRSRSRTPGPEKITFITSFGGSDDEAAAAQTPAPNTGHATSNSQHPAGHNRGSRRRRSSSSHSPSSSSHSSSRSSSRSSSRSRRARRGRGGRDGRRSRTRSRSRRRSRSHSRGRGGNGGGASWRRRDRTRSRSNDRERERERERDRDRDRRRYSARRRTRSRSSSRQGGGSRRGCRSSGGHRRGDSDSHSPSQSPSRANHSPSPAHRGAQASSTNICDKLRKPETPGGKETGAAKPKMTPQERLKLRMQKALNKQSKADKRAAQVKIQQQEHKRQEREGELRAMARKIRMKERERREKERDEWERQYGRQSHSPSPSKHGREHSSHRRYARSRKNPSSSDEAD